The DNA sequence GGGATCAGTTGAAGATGCTTTGTTGTCCATACACCCATGACTTTATATTGGGAAAATCTTTTACTGTGATAGATGTATTTAATTAGTATTCCATATGGAAGAACGGAAAATTCTGTCCTCATCTGCTGGTTAACTAAGGGTTTCCCCTGATACCAGAGACTTGAACAATTCAATTGTGCCCTCTTTTTAAGGAATAATGGTGACATATAAAGGCTTCATATTATACTTTACTGGTTATTCTGTGCTTTCACCTTTGGAAGGCATTTCATTCATTCCCTTCGTCCTCAGTTGGGTCTCGCAGTCCATCACTCATCCGTACTTTTCCAACCATGTGCAGCAAGGCCTGTGCTTCAGGTTCAGAATCTAGTACACTCTTGGGCTGAGACTAGGAGTGAGTGAAAAGCACAACACTGTAGAGCTTGATTTCAAGCACTGTAGCCGAAACCCACTTTACATTTGGTCAACAATGATAAAGTAAATTCGGTTGTTTCGTTCAATACAACTAAGCATATCCACAGTTGAATCGTGATTTTAAAACACAATCTTTACTGCCAGTTTTCATAACCATTATTGAAGAATGCCAAGAAAAATAATAGTTGATCGTAAATATTTTTATTTGAAACAGCTGAACAAATAATTCTTTTCTCCACttacagacactgcctgaccttctgagtactcacaacattttctgtttttaatcatcAATAAATACTGACTCCGTCGGGTTTGGTTAATTCCTTTTAAGCCAGTACTCTCTATGATGCTCTCAGCACTCACTGTTTAAATAAATTCCTTTTAGCCAAATCTTCAGGCTCACAAACTATTTCCTTAAATGTTCAAAAAACAATGTAGTTGGTGCTGCCATTTAGACTCAGATGGAGTTATAGGTCccgtaataaaaacagaatttgacactcgAAAATCACTTCATTTATGATCTTGTAGATAATCTACCGATTTTACCCAACAAAAACTTTTCATAGGTTGCCCTTGCTAGCAATTACAATTAAAAGGTTCAACTTCTGCCCAACTCAAAATCTCATCGTCTCATTAATTTTGTATGGATGCAAAAATACTTCCATGAATATGGTTAGAAATACAGGTGTTAAAACATTTAAACTGTAGCTCAGTTTCTGATCAGAATGTTTCACTTATTGGATGTTATGCCAAAGGTCTTTACTGAAAAACAGTGAACTATCAAAAGATTCACTTTAAAATCATTTTAGAGACTCTACAAAACAGAGAATGACTTAATTAATAACCATATTCCAGACTAAAGACTCCTGATCAAGGTACTTCCTTGTCCCATTGCGAATCAGGTAAAGTAGACAGATGCAAGCACGGGGATTCCAATCTCAAAGGAGATGCATTTGCAATTTCATAATCTCTTCTTCCCTCAAGGAGATTTGACATTTTGTCTGAACGCATGCTAGTGTGTAATGGGATGGTAAATGGACTGAATTCTGTCCACTTGAACAATCCTTGACTGGCATAAGCTGATCTTCAGGCTTTCCAGTTGaattaatcatttttaaaattgcaatTGTGAAGACATCAACAATTatacaaactgggcatcagtcattaatgtacaattttttttttaaaaagagttatAACTTACCAATTGATCTTCAGGAGGATTTCCTACTCTCCATAGCTCCAAAGTGTCAATCCTAAAATTTTCCTGGGCAGATAACTGAGGGCTATTGTAAGTTGTACACCGTGGCTTTGCTTTGCTGTGTCCTCTGCCATAATCACTATCAATCCACAGTCCAAAATAATAAAACTGCCCTCCCATGCCCTGTGTAAGCATTGCAAAAGAATATCAATTTTATGATCATTAATATTAAATTTGAAGTGGGGTAATGTCATTTGTTATCATTAATGAAGAATGccaagaaaaatatttttatttaaaacagaatatTTATAATGCATTGATTCTAATTAGTTGGTAGCTTTTGTTTATCAAAAAATGACAGCCTGCAGCCAACTAGGAGATAATTCCATCTGTGTTTTAACCACATACAGTCTGCCTTTGCATAACATGCTGTTCACCAAAAGGTTTGACTTTGGAAGACTGCATTTATATAACAACTTTATCTTTGCTCAGAAACATTCTAAATGACTCCAAATACAAATGAATACGGTGGCAGCCAAATGTAATTAGTTAATCAATTTTTGATATTTGGTCAGCAAGGAACGTTGCCCATGGCATAGTTTAATGATCTCCTAACAaaacagtactccctcagtattgcacaggaGTGTCAGTTCAGATTGTAAACTTATGAAAACAAGAAAGACAACATTTATTTATGTAGCCTTTTTCACTATCTCAGGACCTCTTAAactgttttacagccaattagctAATTTTGacgtatagtcactgttgtaatgtaagaagtgTCGCAGCTAACTTTCACATTACAGgctcccacaaccctcaatgAATGATCAGATTATATGTTTCAAGGTGTTGTccgagggataaatatcggccagtTCAGCGGgaaatctcccctgctcttcttcaaatactgccatgggatattttacatccatcaGAAAGGGGCTAATAGGTAGcaattccaacagtgcagtaatCGCTCTGTACTGCAATGAAGTGTTAGCCTAAATTTTAAGCTCATGTTTTCGAATTGGGACTACAACATTTTGACTTAGAGGCAACAGTGCTACCAACACAGCCAAAGCTGACACAAAGTTGAGAAATTCCAATAGTGCAGGAGTCGGCTTCGTGTAATGAGTtataacaaaagcagaaaatgccagAGGCACTTAGCAGCCCCTGTCAGCATATCGGACATTAAAGATCATGGAGTGGGCCCTTTGACAGGAAAGTGTTCACATTTGAAACATTTACTCATCTGTTTTCTCCACATAAGTACCTCGAACACACTTTGTTCTCATTAATGATTTCTAACATTTTCAGGGGTTTTTCTTTTTTGCTATTTAAAAGAATGTACTACATtgcaagatctgagcattttgttatattgctctctctgctggggaggtgtaaataaagttggtTAAATAATGGCCGCCAGCTGTGAATCTACATTTTTTTTCCACAACCATTCTGATTCCTAGTTACAAGTGATTCATGGTAAAGAGGATTGGTTTAAACTCCTCTTCAAAACCAGAGGCCATTGACCCTCTAAATTTATGCACCACGTGGTGCCACACTGTATGAAAGGCGAAGATGGATATTTTCTTTTGGTATATTGGAATATTCTTCTTATATTCCAAGAATATTAGGAGCTGGAGTGGGCCAAAAggtccttcaaacctgctccgtcattcaatacagTTATAGCTGACCTTcaacctcagctccactttcccgaCCGACCTTAATATTCCTTGATTCCTTTAAATTCgaagaatctatcaatctcagtcttaaaataTACTTGGCAACTGAGAAGATTACTCTAATCTGTGTTTCAGATGCACAAAATGTGCCACCTAGCATGGTTTATATGGCTTGGCTGTCAGAAGCAAAACCAAGTGGTTAGTTTAGAAAATATTATACTATTGTTCTATTAATTACATGGCTGGAAACAAAAGAAAGCCTTGTGTTAATACAGTGTTTTTTACGACCACTGGTCATCTTAAAAGTACTTCACAGAGACTGTTGTCGTGtagggcagccaatttgtgcacagcaagctcccacaaacagcaaagtgataatgatcaggtaatctatttttgtgatggtaATTGAGAGCTAAATATTGTCAGAACGCGAGGAAGagcacccctgctcttcttcaaaatagtgctatgggatcttttatatccacctgagacagggcctcagttgaaTGTCTCATCTAAAGATGGCAtttctcacagtgcagcactccctcagtgggaGACGAAACCAGAACCTTGTGACACAGGAGGAAGAGTGCTACCAACAGAGCCACAGCTAGCACACTACCCCCTGAACCATTAGAATCAAGAAAGATCAGCTGTTTACTCCAACTTTTCTTTGAAAGTTTAGCTGtgagtttttaaaattaatttctgtGAAATTGTTGAAACATTTAATCTAAATTTCATCTTAGTTGACTTGCTTTATTTCCGACAGAATCTTTATGGCTCCTTGTTTAGGCTGTCAGGTCAGGTGATGCTTTTGGACGGTCAATGGACATTACTGACCTTGCAAATGTTTCAGTCACTTCCATTGGGAGCATACAAGCACTTTACTAGAAAAACCTCTACAATGTTGTTTGTTGATTAATTAACTGCAGCAATACTGTTTGCTGCCATGAGCCAGTTTAAAGCAAGTCGCACTTTAAATCCCAAATGGTTGCAGAAATGGCACATTAAAGGTTGTGAGTGAAGTACCAAGAGGGTAGCATTTGGGCCCTTGAAGCAttttgtgcaattctggtcaaAATGCTTACAACAATATACATACACTGAGAAAAAAAACTACAAGAATGCCAAGTATAAGAAGATAAGCTGTTTGGGAAGGCTGGAGAGCCTTAGCTCAACAGTCTATCCCAGAGAATATTAAGTGGTAACCTCATGGACATTAAAGCATGAGATTATTCTAAAATGCCCTTCAGAACACTGAGTTTACACACTAGTGATCACACATTAAATTGTCATGGAGAACAAGCTTCAACAATATACTGAGCTCAAATTACAGAAAGTTCTATGCTCACACTTCACTCATTACTTAATTAGTTCTACACTGAAGTTAGAATGGTTCGATACTCACAAGTCCATTTGGCATTGTCTGTTGGCCGTGATTTAGATACATATAGTGGTCATTGTAACCTGTGCAGGTGTAGATCCCAAGTTGTGGACTAAGAGTAAACAAAAAACATTTGCTATCCCCTGGAAAAATGTTAGAGAGCAAAAAGTATTATTTCCTGTTGCTTGGAAAAGAAAGTACTTACATTTCTATAACAACACATCACATTCTCAGGGTGACCTAAAAAGTATTTTATAGCTGACGGACTGTTTTTGAGGTACAGCCATTGTTGTCATGTTGGGAAACATGTCAACAATTTGCACGTAGCAAGGTTCCAAAAACAGCTGAAAAATGAATGattggataatctgtttttgaaaTTGGCCATGAGAAGTACAGCACAGCAGCAGAAGAACTGCATACTCTTCAAATATTATCGTGGCATCTGAGCAGGAAgcaagacagcacctctgacagcatTAGGTCCTGACTGAAGTGTCAGCTAAATGATTTGCTCAAACCACAGTCTCTAACAGATAAAAGTACTACCAACTGAGAAAGGCTAATAGTCAAAGATTAAATTATTGATTCAGATAATAATATTGATTTTAGGCAGGGGGCATTTATAACATTCAAATAAGGATTCACATCATGATACAAGGAAAAGGAAAGGCAAGCCAAGCAGCTGGGTCAcagagatgatttttttttttgccacggATTAGCTGGGCTTGTTACCAGAATTTGCTGACCAGTGGACCGATTGTCACTTGCACCTGGTTACATTTCCAACTGCTTTTAAATTCCCCATTCTCATGGGAGCCACCTGAGTAGCACAGATGCCAGAGCTCAGGGAATTTGAAAATCAAATCAACCCAAGCTGTAGAAGGACAACTCCAGCCAAGACAGGCTTATTCAATAGAAAACTTCAAGAAAAGCAATGCGGTAAGTTAAAGCATCAGAACTAAAGTGAGGCAAGAAGGATTGAAGGTGATAGGTAATGCTCCTCTATTTCACTGCTTGTTGTCAATGTGACTGTGGGAGTCTTGAATGCATAGTGACCAGCAAATACGGGTACACAAATGTGAATTTTTGCCACATTGGCAAAGGCTTCTCTCAAGAGGAAAATGGGGGCCAACTTATTAAGTAATCTCCTGGTAACCTGCTCTGCATTTGCATTAGCAGAAGCCTGGGTGAAACCTGCCTAGTCGGTAACCCAGACAAGAGGGaaggaaaataaaattattcTATGAAAATAAAAAGTCTTCGAGAAATAAGACCACATGAATAATAAAATATGTTTAATCTGTTAACACTTTTGTAAAGAATAATTTAAAATATTATGGTTACAATCTGgaatcactgcctgaaaggatgatggatacagattcaatcaGAACCTTGGGGGAAAAAATGCAGAGCTAAGGGGATAGTATAGTAAGGGAGATAAATACCGTTCTGAACAACCATACCATGAGTTCAAAAGGTTATACTGCCAGGGTGAAGAAAATCTCGCGGCTGGAGACGAacttgggagggggagggtccagTTATCATGGCCCAAGTAGGAACCAACCACATAGGTAGAGctaggaatgatgttctgctgtgggagcttgaggggccaagtaaAACATAGAACCTCAAAGTTATCCATCTCTGGCTTCTTACCTCAGCCATGGCACAGGATCAAGCAGAATAGGGAGTCAAGTGTGTGACTCGAAGTGGAGTGTGAGAAGaaagggtttcaattcatggggcactggcaccagtactggggaaagagggagctgtttcTATGGAATAGGATCCACTTAAACCAGCCTGGGATTAGTGCCCTGGTGAATCGTATAAGTGGGGCTTTTGGATTGGGTTTTAAACTAAAaaagttgtggggggagggggggggttggtggtgcaaTGGGGGGAGGGTTTAGGTGAAGGGAAATTTAGAAATCTAAAGAGAACAGTGTAGCGatttgggtaaagacaagcagagtggaaCAGGTAGGTACAGAGAGTTCAACAGTAATAGTAGAACAGCAAATAAGGCTCATGCATATAATAGaagtaaaaaataaattaaaataaaggctctttatctgaatacgcaaagcattcacaataagataGATGATGCGATCCTAAGTAAATCAGGTCTATATGCTCtggagttagaagaatgagaagtgatctcattcaaacatacaagattctgtaAGAGGCTTGACAAGGCAGACGCTGAGGGGTTGTTTccttggttggggaatctagaacacgggggcacagtttcaggaaaaGGGGCCAATCAtctaggactaagatgaggagaaattacttcactcaaagggttgtgaaactttggaattctctaccctgtgGATAATCCAAAATTGATTATATTTAAGGctcatagacagatttttggtctcctaGACAATGAAAGGATATAGGGAGTGGACAAGAAAGTTGATTTGAGgccagagatcagccatgatggtactgaatggcagtgcaggcccAAGGGGCCATACAGTCTTcttctcctcctatttcttatgttcctgtgAGGTGGGGTTGTGGGACTAGCTGACTTGCTCTTACAAAGAGCTGACATAAGCTCGACAGGCTGAGCAGCCTACTTCTGTGCTTTATGATTCTGTGCTTATTCTGTATACATTTTAAGATCTCCAGGGTCTCATgggcagtccaagtggtgtagggtAGACATATGTACCGGAGTTACTGGTCTGAGATTGGAAGTTGCAGTTTAAATGCAGCATCAGAAGAACAAAGACTTCTTTTGGATAAATGCTATTTTACCTTGGAACTGTGGCCTCGCATCCCAACTGTGGGAGGCATAACCACCAAAGACGTATCCATCTGAATCCTTTATAACCAGTAATGATGGTCCTTTGCGAAGAACCAGACTACAAAAGCGAGCGAAACTTTCCCCATGGAATTGAGAGGAGAACAACAGCTGCCATTGGTGTTGATGCTCTGAAGGCAGGTAGGTGTTGAGATACATAACTGAGGGGACATCAAAAATAGTAAACACCCCAGTATCTTTTATACCCACACACTCTGGCAGCAGATGTTTTGTGCCGAAGAGTTCACCATAGGTCTCAGAATTTGTAATTTGAAGGCTCATTGCAATAAATACATGGAGAAAAGAAGGAATATAGGAGACCCTATATATCCAGTCCTTTAGTTCATGCTGTCCATATTCCGCATTCAGAAAATTATCTGTAGTCGGGTCTTGTCCACCTGTCAATAAACGAAAGAAAAGTGACCAAATACTAAATCAGGTTCACTATGCAGATCATATATACCGGACATTgctaacaaacaaataaaaaaaaggctGGATTTCGTGGGAGTTGAATGACTCGTGCtacaccaccccaacacccagccacaccaccccaacaccacagcccccaaccccacccaactaAAAAGTTGACCGATGAAGAAAAAGTCCACCCCACAGCAATAATACACTGCGGGCAGCAATAAGgaaagtgggacttctgcccctcattgggaggaagtcccgctcTCGGGGGCTGCCAGTcaatccgattggccagcagctcttacaGTCCAGGTAGTGccagagctcagtagtgggcGCTACCAGCACTGCAAACAGGCCCAGGATGAAGGCCCTAATGGATCCCGGACTCAGTTAAGTTAGGATACTGGGTGATGAGGGATgaaggtggttaggaaggcatctgggatacttgccttattagccgaggcatagaatgtaagagcagggaggttatgttggagatgtataaaatgctagttaggccacagctagagtactgtgtgcagttctggtcaccacattacagggagaatgtgattgcgctggaaagggtgtggaggagattcaccaggatgttgcctgggtgtttcagctatgaagagagactggataggctagagttgttttcctttagcatagagaaggctgaggggggacctgatagaggtatacaaaattgtgaggagcctagatagggtagataggaagaaatttttccccttcGCAGGGATGTCCATAGCCAGggcgcatagatttaaggtaaggggcaggaggtttagaggggatttgaggaaacattttttttacccacgaggtggttggagtctggagtgcactgcctgggaggggtggtgtgtggtagaggtaggaaccctcacaacatttaagtagtatttggatgAGCATTTGAAACACCACAGcacacagggctacgggccaagtgctggaagatgggattagaatagatagttgcttgatggccggcatggacacgatgggccgaagggcctgtttctgtgctgtgtaactctgactgactgactgaaggTGTGAGCGgagaggaaggaagggggggtACTATCTtcggttgtggggggtggggggggtgcctcTGATGCGCAAAGGGCACCACCCATTACTTCCCATCCGCCTTTATAAAAAAGCTTATATGAAAGAACGCATTGCCAACTCCCACCTGCCTGCCTACGCCAATCGTgttatggcatgggcagtgtaATGCTGGGGTCaactggcttgttaacaagctcaattgacccttaattatttatttagatATGGCGGGCAGGCTGTTGATTTCAGAGGAAGTCTTATTATGAGGGAACAGCTCATGGATGAGAAGTGGTGGGATTGCTGCCCTCCGCCCCCACCATATTTCacatctccccactcccaccgAAAACACACCAAGcagggggccataaaatccaaACCCAGATTTGTCAACTCTCTACGCTCCTTACTGAGTACTGCAAAAGAGACCTTCCTTATTGCTCTGAATTCTGGAAGTGCTGCAATAATTCAGGCTAACTCTCCAGTACAGTAATGAGGGGCTATGACCTTGCACAGAAAAATATgcatagagagagcgagagagagggagagcgcagaTGAGGTTACTAAGAGATTTAATAGGTGATGTGTAAACATGTAAAATCATGAATAGTTTTGATAGAGTTAGTAAGGGGAAACTATTTTCAGTGGCAGAAATATCactaaccagagggcacaggtttaaggcgATTGGCAAGAAAAAAGAGatgacaagaggaaacatttttctTTTCAACATGGCAAGACAAGATAatctgaatgcactgcctgaaaaaacAGATTTAATAAGAACTTTCAAAAGATAGTTGTATAAATACTTGAATGAAAgttttacagggctatggggaaagagtgggatgTTGGGACTAAGTGAATAGATCTACCAATGAATCAGCTTAggtgcaatgggccaaatggcctcctttagcTGTAACATTCTATAATTTAATGTTCATACATTTATAGCTGTCACTTACTCTCTAGACacgacgagagagagagagagagagagagagagagagagagacccagatttTCATGCCTCCATCCATGTCAGAACAGGGGTGGGTAATTTAAAACGGTGGATGGGACCTAATATTGGGATTCCCTCCCCCAATCCCATCTTGTGGGATTTTTATAGTCCCGGGATAAGAGTGTGGATAGCAAGCCTGCACTCAGCCACCCTGCCCTTGCCTACCCCATTGCAGAGGTGGGCATTTTAGACCCTGCTATTTTATGGAGTCAGGCCCTTTTGGTTaggaaacatggggcagaattttctctttggTGTGCGGGGGCTAGCCCTTTGTAAAATGACGCCCTgcgacatcaggcgtgcgtcccgatatcaccatgtgtcattccgatctttcgttcgacgggcgcgcactggagtcggctgcgtgcccgccgaactgtcaaaggcctgttaattgttttattaatggccttaaattAATTGACAGGGCTcttcatccaaccttaaggctggcgggcaggcgaagagcccaagcggccttcgcatttttcacgaaacctcatccacgggcggggtgaggtttcatgaagggtttatcaaATTAGtaaatatttttcaaacattCCAGAAACAgggcccagctcatgtgacactgtcatatgaggggacatgtctaaatgattttttttaaaactttctttattttaaactttaaacctgaacttaaactccctgaggcagctccgtgcgcaggccccgactctccctcctcctcccccgcccacacaggtagcgctgagtgctactgggcgcgtgtcacgctgggtgggccttaattggctggctcACGAAAAATGGTGGTGCACAGCTGTTCGCGAGGAgcgatcggctccatgcccaCCCGCACCCAACCGGGCTACCCGACggggtgaaaattctccccatggttcaCGAACTCTCAGAGGAGGACTGAGTCATGAGGGAACCAAGTAAATAAGAGATCTGCTTCTAGAATTATTTCACTGACAGgttttgaaatatttaaaaaatgttctttcagtttcaatacttattgtcaagagcagtcactcttgcctggaattcaactcttttgtccatatttgaaccgaGGCTTATAATGAGTCTGGAGCCCGGTGGCCCCGGCAGAGCCCAAatatcagcagtgagcagattgttgctgagtaagtgtcatttgatagcactttcaaagacatcctccatcattttgctgatgattgagaatagattgATGGAGTGGTAAGTTgggaggtaatgaaggcatgaataagggtacagcagcagatgaactgaaacGGGGGTGAAGTGAGGCAATGTCACAAAGGTGGAAACAGGCAGTCTTAGCAATGGTGGaaatatgtggttggaagttcGATGTCAAATGTACGAacaaacaaattaggagcaaggCCACtccgcccctcaagcctgctccgccattcaattagatcttggctgatctggttgcaacctcagctccacattcctgcctgcccctgatAACCTTCAACcaaaggggcagcatgtagatacgAAATGGGAGgaagccaaggatagatccttggagagCACCAAAGGTCATgatgcaggagcaggaggagcctATGGAAGTGATACTCTGGttacaattagatagataaggATGGAACCAGTTGACAGCAATATCACCAAGCTGGGCAACAGTGGAGAGGCACTGCAGGAGGATAGTGTGGACAACCATGTCAAAGACTGCAggcaggttgagaaggatgaggtttacctttgtcacaatcacacagaaaagataaaattaatatttttcaACAAAACACTCCTTTGAGTGTTTGCATGCTTTTATGATTAAATTTTTTCCACTCTGCGCACATGAAAAGTAGTCAAAATTTCCAAACAGCTATAATTGATAAACATCAGGACCACCCATATAGTGGAGTTTGTAATTCTTGACAATCTGATTTTATTCCAGCTATAAGCCAGTTGTTAAAAAACAGGTACTGATGCACAATATGAGAGTTTAATACCTTTAGCCTTCAACTGAGTTATCAGAATGATAGTCAGACGTAATGTTCCTAAAGCAGGATCTGCAGTTTTCTCCAAAACCCAACCTCTTAGCATGTCCTCAATTTGCAGTAAGCGGATCACTGTTGCAATAAGATCTCCCGTGAACTTCATGGGGGGTGTACAACAAATGCAAATAAAACAGAGCACAAAATGTTCAGAAAGAGATAACAAAGTACATTATTAAACAGTATGAGGCAGCTGAAGCATTacaattgatctcagtcttgggGATGGGAGGGGATAAAAAGCAAGGCAAGAACTTAGTTAGACTTCCCAACCTTGACGGCAATCCAATAATTCCTGACCAGAACAGGAGTCTATGGGTATGAGTTGGTTCAATGTATTGGCCTCTCATCAAATAATTAGTCAACTGTTGCTGTCCAGGCTGAATAGTAGCTACTCGAGCAAGGTGCTGCTATAACAAGGTGCCTGATCTTTGGCCACTTGGTGTGGCAGGGAGCAGGCAGATCAGGTGAACTCCTTGTGGGACTGCTCctggcctggccaaggtggccattaacaaGTCCGGGCAGCGGGAGGTCGAGGGGAGTCATTCAGCttgactgtctgcctctcttaCACAGCTACATCCccaccagaattacctggaaaaactcagcaggtctggcagcatcggcggagaagaaaagagttgacattccgagtcctcatgactcttcgacagaagggtcatgaggactcgaaacgtcaactctttccttctccgccgatgctgccagacctgctgagtttttccaggtaattctgtttttgttttggatttccagcatccgcagttttttgtttttacatccccaccagggtgtccctggagagggagcatgcagtgtcCATCGGTCTGCTTGAGGCTTTCTGAGACTTGTGTGCTGGGGTGCATTATCAATCCtggaaatattttaatttaaattattaAGCTTCCTTTAAAGTTTTCATTTGTTTTTGTTAGTGGGTTAGTAATGCCTCTTTCAAATGGAGCATTTAATTGGTAATGGATGTTACAAAAGAGGTGCCAGTGCCACCTGTGGAATCATTTCACAGTCCAAGTTATTGCCTTCAAGGAAACAAGGATAATAAGGGAACCAGTCACTTAACTTGGGCACCCACAGCTATCACATCAATTCAGCACCCACATATTACTGGGGTCAATGTTACCCAGGCCAGTTCTTGTAAGATCACCTTCCATTGTTTACAAAAAATGTTTAAAAGGAACAAGTTTCCAAAACCACGTTTCTTTTAAAGTGTTAGAAAGGTTAGGGAAGGTCATACAcaaagtgaagtcaaaaagagCCAAGTCCTACAAATTGCCATCCTACAGATCAAACTAGCTAGAGTAACAGTTTTATGGATCTCAATGGTTCAAATGGAGGCTGATTCAGTTTGGCGAGAGATGAAATAAAAAAATACCGAAGTTTAATTTGAGGTATGCACATGCCCAAATTTCATGGTCAAAATAGGAAATCAAGGAATGCAATCTCAGGGAAATCCCTTGCTTCCAAATAATAAACTCAATGAACAGGGTTAAAAACTTTGcagggaagagaccctgctta is a window from the Carcharodon carcharias isolate sCarCar2 chromosome 7, sCarCar2.pri, whole genome shotgun sequence genome containing:
- the meak7 gene encoding MTOR-associated protein MEAK7, with protein sequence MLAFFPHSVLGTCSYLQEKMGNAESHGLNRMWRSQFSHEEHSVLDKVFDSVSGSNTTEVTKSGKAAQKQITLAMLKAYMHRAVLGPMTVRLYNGIRSIDPIKKSEGLSITISKKQFVLFLSYVMRGTAEEKAFIVQRMISQDSHDPVKGRQIKEFTGDLIATVIRLLQIEDMLRGWVLEKTADPALGTLRLTIILITQLKAKGGQDPTTDNFLNAEYGQHELKDWIYRVSYIPSFLHVFIAMSLQITNSETYGELFGTKHLLPECVGIKDTGVFTIFDVPSVMYLNTYLPSEHQHQWQLLFSSQFHGESFARFCSLVLRKGPSLLVIKDSDGYVFGGYASHSWDARPQFQGDSKCFLFTLSPQLGIYTCTGYNDHYMYLNHGQQTMPNGLGMGGQFYYFGLWIDSDYGRGHSKAKPRCTTYNSPQLSAQENFRIDTLELWRVGNPPEDQLSQPKSVLDSEPEAQALLHMVGKVRMSDGLRDPTEDEGNE